In Microplitis demolitor isolate Queensland-Clemson2020A chromosome 10, iyMicDemo2.1a, whole genome shotgun sequence, the sequence tccaTGTAGGAAACCATGGGTCTCTAGATTTCTATATATGGGAAATCCATATAGGAAATGTGGGTACCTGGATTTCCATATAGGAACAACAAGAATTTGGATGATAGATTCCTTCCATATATTCTTCGGGAAATTTCCATAGAAATCTGAGTTTCTAGATAAGGAATTTCTATAGAATTCAGAAAATCTGGATTTCTATGTCTATCCTCCATTGATACGCACATATGGATAAAAGAATAGATTAATATTTCTATAAGAAATCATTTGGGAATACAACCGAAAATACCATGTTATCCATATAGAAATTAGACTGGAttcccattaaaattttttgatatacattttgaacattaaaatttgatcttaATTTTAACTCCATTGTTTGTGCGCATcgctgataaaataatattaatttaaggcattgagtaaatatattttcaataaatttttgaattgatccAACGACTGCAAATTGATAGAAAGTAACCTCGGGATTTGACATCATGTTgacttcaaaaaaatgtttaaatcgTTATTTTATCTCCATTATAATTTAGCTACCCGCGATTCGCTGGGTGTTATcttcagtttaaaaatattatctcaAATGACATCTACACCTAGATATTTTGTgaccctgaagttagcagacaatgaaaaatatttgaattttcttcaaCTTATTGattacaaaaagaaaatttaaaaatatgcatatgtagaaaattaaaaaaactaaaggcgcaagtatttgaaatatttttttatcgtttttaaaaaatttaaaaattattagacgtcagttAAGTTCAGTGTCATGAGATTTTGACATTTTGattggttaaaaaataaaaatatctatatttccGATTATCTTCTCATGCTGTAAATAAATTCCATCTTGACAGTCAACCAATAAGCTGTCGCCATGTCTACATAAAGATGTCgctatttgttttaaaataaagactAATTTCCAGCATGTTTCCACTCTGGACACTCCCTAATTGTCATAGACTCTAATTCCCCGGTGATCAATGGACTTTTGGAACACATGAAGAGACCCAGAGCGAATAGAGAGAAACAGAGTACGTGTAAATAGattagattataattatttaagttaatttaataaaatacgcGTGTTTTGCTACATAGTTGTGTATGAAAATATGATCAGTTGTTCcgcaatttaaatataatataaaattatatatttttaaattggtaagttttatttatactttttattgatatttttaacttttgataatttaattactctaaTCATTCATCAAATATCATTAGCGTATTTACTTTTCTAATGACGtcatcattttaataaatttgtaagtcataatttttggaaacaaatgattgattgttttttttttctttttctttttttttttcattaggtAACTAATGGCGAGAATAAAAGCTTTTATATTCgttctaattttaaatacttttattacgAATATTTTGTGTGAAGAAAATCATGTTCATGACCAAGATTTTAGTGATGAAGAACAAAAAGCCTCGTATACTAGCCCTGTTGTATCGGGATTCGCTTATTTAGCTGAAAGTTTTGATGACAATGAAAGATTTAAAACTGTTTGGATTAAATCTGAAGCTAAAAAAGATTCAACAGATGAAGACATCGCCAAATATgacggtaatttatttattttaaaaagacaaTACTAGTTAgttgacgtctaataatttttgaatttttttaaaaatgataaactaaaaaaaaaataaatatttgaaaaatttgtcctATAGacatttaaattctctacatgcgcatttttcgttttttttttttttgtaattgatttgaaaaaaaatcagaaaattatCTGCTGGCTTTGGGATAATTCAAAaagagattattttttaattaattaattttttttgcaggtGTTTGGTCATTAGAAGAGTCGACTAGAAACCAGCAAGATGGTGACTTGGGTTTGGTATTGAAAAGCAAAGCTAGACATGCAGCGATTTCAGCTTTACTTAACAAGccatttaaatttgatgacAAACCTCTGGTTGTTCAGTACGAAGTTAATTTCCAAGAAGGTCAAGAATGCGGCGGAGCATATTTGAAATTACTTACCCAGGATCCAGCGCATGCGGATCTTAAGAAATTCAATGATAAGACACCTTACACTATTATGTTTGGACCCGATAAATGTGGCAACGATCACAAGCTTCATTTCATTTTCCGGCATAAGAACCCTGTAAATGGAACTATCGAAGAGAAGCACTGCAAGAAACCTAAGGAACGATTAGAAGATTACTTCAAGGACAAAATTCCCCATCTTTACACTTTGATAATAAGGCCAGACAATTCATTTGTCATTAAAGTTGACAACAAAATAGTAAACGATGGCTCGCTGCTCGACGATTTCACCCCGCCAGTAAATCCGCCCCTTGAAATCGAAGATCCGAACGAAACACGACCTGAAGACTGGGACGAGCGGGAAAAAATTCCAGACCCAACGGCGGTGAAACCTGAAGACTGGGACGAAGATGCACCCGTCCAAATTGTCGACGAGGATGACGTTATGCCAGAGGGTTGGCTCGAAGATGAACCACCAACTATTCCAAATCCCGATGCCGTCAAACCCGAAGACTGGGATGTAGAGA encodes:
- the LOC103571831 gene encoding calnexin encodes the protein MARIKAFIFVLILNTFITNILCEENHVHDQDFSDEEQKASYTSPVVSGFAYLAESFDDNERFKTVWIKSEAKKDSTDEDIAKYDGVWSLEESTRNQQDGDLGLVLKSKARHAAISALLNKPFKFDDKPLVVQYEVNFQEGQECGGAYLKLLTQDPAHADLKKFNDKTPYTIMFGPDKCGNDHKLHFIFRHKNPVNGTIEEKHCKKPKERLEDYFKDKIPHLYTLIIRPDNSFVIKVDNKIVNDGSLLDDFTPPVNPPLEIEDPNETRPEDWDEREKIPDPTAVKPEDWDEDAPVQIVDEDDVMPEGWLEDEPPTIPNPDAVKPEDWDVEMDGEWDPPEIVNPKCEDAPGCGPYKQKMKKNPRYKGKWLAPLIDNPNYKGKWKPRLIHNPDYFNDDHPFRMSPIHAIGFELWSMSPDIYFDNLIITDDEDVAKQWAEDTFEIHRKKIAEESWTIWRQFVNFTSENPWIWAVYILVAGLPVLLIVYCCCFPSQDKDDRQEDKESLNANEEDFNEQADVAEEDVQQESANSADADDAGNASETEEVDDNDKDEHTSDGDGPRRRKENKE